In one window of Cydia fagiglandana chromosome 1, ilCydFagi1.1, whole genome shotgun sequence DNA:
- the LOC134665510 gene encoding AFG3-like protein 2 — translation MWKGLRLTHTQLSKLQFSGHKIQPVSVAALDSVLNQWYRFCQKPPKGFEKYFQPGTSQKQQKKPDKDDSPAPSKSSPPPSRPSSSRDDKWNMNMFSNTGPGSGGGRGSYEGGDREKWMMFGAMGVVTLLASIAYFELRYREISWRDFVNQYLNKGLVEKLEVINKKWVRVKLQPGSALENKVIWFAIGSVDSFERNLENAQIEMNVDPPNFISVIYKTEVEASSLTGMLPTLLIIGFLIYMMRRSADMMGRGGRKGGGLFGGVMESTAKLINPTDIGVKFQDVAGCEEAKIEIMEFVNFLKNPQQYLDLGAKIPKGALLTGPPGTGKTLLAKATAGEANVPFLTVSGSEFLEMFVGVGPSRVRDMFAMARKHAPCILFIDEIDAVGRKRGGRSFGGHSEQENTLNQLLVEMDGFNTTTNVVVLAATNRVDILDKALLRPGRFDRQIFVPAPDIKGRASIFKVHLQPLKTTINKENLARKMAALTPGFTGADIANVCNEAALIAARELAHNITLKNFEQAIERVVAGMEKKSNVLQPEERKIVAYHEAGHAVAGWFLQHADPLLKVSIIPRGKGLGYAQYLPKEQYLYSKEQLFDRMCMTLGGRVSEELFFGRITTGAQDDLKKITQSAYAQIVHYGMNPKVGNVSFEMPQPGEMVIDKPYSEKTAELIDGEVRVLIDSAHKHTTTLLTQHKENIIKVAERLLKQEILSRDDMIELLGPRPFPEKSTYEEFVEGTGSLDEDTTLPEGLKDWNKDKPTVPAPESIKESKTSTSTAATSPSKN, via the exons ATGTGGAAAGGGCTCAGGTTAACCCACACTCAGTTATCAAAATTGCAGTTCAGTGGCCATAAAATTCAACCAGTCAGCGTTGCGGCACTAGATTCCGTTCTGAACCAGTGGTACAGATTTTGTCAGAAACCACCTAAGGGCTTTGAAAAATATTTCCAACCTGGAACAAGTCAAAAGCAGCAGAAAAAGCCGGACAAAGATGACAGCCCAGCGCCGTCAAAAAGCTCACCCCCGCCATCCAGACCAAGTTCCTCCAGAGATGACAAATGGAATATGAACATGTTTTCAAACACAGGCCCTGGTAGTGGTGGCGGTCGCGGCTCCTACGAAGGTGGCGACAGGGAAAAATGGATGATGTTTGGTGCAATGGGTGTCGTAACCTTACTCGCCTCGATAGCCTACTTCGAACTTAGATATAGAGAAATAAGTTGGAGAGATTTCGTTAATCAGTACCTCAATAAAGGACTTGTGGAAAAGCTTGAAGTGATTAATAAGAAATGGGTGAGAGTGAAGTTACAACCAGGATCAGCACTAGAGAACAAGGTTATCTGGTTTGCTATTGGCAGTGTGGATTCCTTTGAGAGAAACTTAGAAAACGCACAAATTGAAATGAATGTTGATCCACCGAattttatttctgttatttataaAACCGAAGTGGAAGCATCTAGTTTAACTGGCATGTTACCTACTTTGCTCATAATTGGGTTCTTAATTTACATGATGCGCCGCTCGGCCGACATGATGGGCCGTGGAGGCCGCAAAGGTGGTGGCCTCTTTGGAGGAGTGATGGAATCAACTGCGAAACTAATAAATCCAACTGACATTGGTGTAAAATTCCAAGATGTTGCTGGCTGTGAAGAAGCCAAGATTGAGATAATGGAGTTTGTCAATTTTCTCAAGAACCCTCAGCAGTACCTAGATTTGGGAGCCAAGATACCCAAAGGTGCTCTGCTCACTGGGCCCCCAGGCACTGGCAAAACTCTGCTGGCTAAAGCAACTGCAGGGGAAGCAAATGTCCCATTCCTCACAGTGTCTGGATCTGAGTTCCTGGAGATGTTTGTTGGTGTTGGTCCTTCCAGAGTTAGAGACATGTTTGCAATGGCTCGTAAACATGCCCCTTGCATTTTATTCATTGATGAAATTGATGCAGTCGGTAGAAAGAGGGGTGGACGCAGCTTTGGAGGCCATTCAGAACAGGAGAACACTCTTAACCAACTGCTAGTAGAAATGGATGGCTTCAACACTACCACTAATGTTGTTGTTCTAGCAGCCACTAACAGGGTTGACATCCTTGATAAAGCCTTGTTGCGACCAGGGAGATTTGACAGACAAATATTTGTACCAGCACCAGATATTAAGGGCAGAGCTTCCATTTTCAAAGTACATCTCCAACCATTAAAGACTACCATAAATAAGGAGAACCTAGCACGAAAAATGGCTGCATTAACTCCAG GTTTCACTGGTGCAGACATAGCCAATGTGTGCAATGAGGCTGCCCTGATTGCTGCCAGGGAGCTGGCGCACAACATCACCCTGAAGAACTTTGAACAAGCTATTGAGAGGGTTGTGGCTGGTATGGAAAAGAAATCGAATGTACTACAGCCGGAAGAAAGAAAGATAGTTGCATACCATGAGGCAGGACATGCTGTTGCCGGCTGGTTCTTGCAGCATGCAGACCCTTTGCTTAAGGTCTCTATCATTCCAAGGGGAAAGGGTCTCGGATATGCCCAGTATTTGCCAAAAGAACAATACCTTTACAGCAAGGAACAACTGTTTGATAGAATGTGCATGACTCTTGGTGGAAGAGTTAGTGAAGAGCTGTTCTTTGGTAGAATCACCACAGGAGCACAAGATGACTTAAAAAAGATAACTCAGAGTGCCTATGCCCAAATAGTTCACTATGGCATGAACCCTAAAGTTGGTAATGTATCATTTGAAATGCCACAGCCAGGTGAAATGGTCATAGATAAGCCCTATTCAGAGAAAACAGCTGAACTCATTGATGGTGAAGTCAGAGTATTAATTGATTCAGCACATAAGCACACAACAACCTTATTGACTCAGCATAAGGAGAACATCATAAAAGTTGCAGAAAGGTTGTTAAAGCAAGAGATTTTGAGTAGAGATGATATGATTGAGTTACTGGGACCCAGACCTTTCCCAGAAAAGAGCACCTACGAGGAGTTTGTCGAAGGCACAGGGTCTTTAGACGAGGACACCACATTGCCAGAGGGACTTAAAGATTGGAACAAAGACAAACCAACTGTACCAGCCCCAGAAAGTATAAAAGAATCCAAAACGAGTACTAGTACTGCTGCCACTAGTCCAAGTAAAAACTAG
- the LOC134665633 gene encoding serine/threonine-protein kinase 40-like has product MDQDKSEGSSNAPNPGKRPRPFLLQPCPKIARLSMYDKPSTNCQKSPRTSVPKKNKLSYNITDVPASGTPVPEKRVRKAGPYLLGPKLGPSPVKSIVQCLARKEKTDDFYQIKILTLRHEDQAETQDDRQGKMLLHTEYSLLSLLKDQDGVIHHHGLFKDYALEEAPSYFGSNRAYKGSGSGRIYTGRVRERLFLVLDCVNAHQFSEKGSELINLQQYVTKVKKVPEKEALLIFYDIVRVVANMHKRNVVHRDLKLGNIVLNQRTGRITITNFCLGTHLGSDRDLLKDQRGSPAYISPDVLMCKPYLGKPSDMWALGVVLYTMLYGQFPFCDTSLAQLFSRIQAASYNIPPDGNSVQVSDNTVFLIQRLLVKDPKHRLLADEVLDQLSSIIASSVIVPSVPDDLQVVPEVVLEEDKVKETPEESKALTPVPDSAERVQTASEDVGVYCVPLPDFLALNFPSSSQASAQTQTGDVAAPAHGQRHITVQRIGRDARPLNHSEIARYQHMFTNNQSRERTEPPRQNFVPESRPENSRLRALAQRIPRLNPIVASTSGQSTSGTSTDFRVIPWSERSRLQFDRSLDQDYVLRLPLLELARLPHHTASRILNPPLAHTVNLESVMNNPRPPADNNELDYN; this is encoded by the exons ATGGATCAAGATAAATCCGAAGGCAGTTCGAATGCACCAAACCCTGGAAAGAGGCCACGGCCGTTTTTATTACAACCATGTCCAAAGATCGCTCGATTGTCCATGTACGACAAGCCATCAACCAACTGCCAGAAAAGTCCCAGGACTAGTGTGCCAAAGAAGAATAAACTTTCATATAATATTACTGATGTCCCAGCCTCTGGCACGCCTGTGCCAGAGAAACGGGTTCGTAAGGCTGGACCGTATCTTTTAGGGCCTAAACTGGGTCCGAGTCCTGTAAAAAGCATAGTTCAATGTTTGGCTAGAAAAGAAAAGACTGATGATTTCTATCAAATAAAAATTTTGACGTTACGCCATGAGGATCAGGCTGAGACACAGGATGACAGGCAGGGGAAGATGTTACTGCACActgaatattctttattgtcaCTATTGAAGGATCAAGATGGAGTGATACATCACCATGGACTATTTAAG GATTATGCTTTAGAGGAAGCTCCCAGTTATTTTGGATCTAACCGAGCATACAAAGGCAGTGGATCTGGCCGTATCTACACTGGGCGTGTCCGGGAGCGGCTCTTTCTAGTACTTGATTGTGTAAATGCTCACCAGTTTAGTGAGAAAGGTAGTGAGCTCATCAATCTCCAGCAATATGTTACGAAAGTCAAGAAGGTTCCAGAAAAGGAGGCACTGTTGATCTTTTATGATATAGTGAGGGTTGTTGCTAATATGCATAAG AGAAATGTTGTGCACCGTGATCTGAAGTTGGGGAACATCGTGTTGAACCAGAGAACTGGCCGCATCACCATCACAAACTTCTGCCTTGGGACTCACCTGGGCAGCGACAGGGACTTGTTAAAAGATCAAAGAG GGTCCCCAGCCTACATATCACCAGATGTTTTAATGTGTAAGCCATACCTCGGTAAGCCGTCAGACATGTGGGCGTTGGGGGTTGTGTTGTACACCATGTTGTATGGCCAGTTTCCATTCTGCGACACCAGTCTCGCGCAGCTCTTTAGCAGGATACAGGCGGCCAGTTATAATATACCGCc CGATGGTAACTCTGTCCAAGTATCGGACAACACCGTCTTTCTTATCCAGAGGTTGCTGGTGAAAGACCCGAAACACAGACTGCTCGCAGATGAG GTGCTAGACCAGCTATCGAGCATCATAGCCAGCTCGGTGATAGTCCCGAGCGTCCCCGACGACCTGCAAGTCGTGCCCGAGGTGGTGCTAGAGGAAGACAAGGTCAAGGAGACACCTGAGGAGAGCAAGGCGCTCACTCCGGTACCGGACAGTGCGGAGAGAGTGCAGACTGCTAGT GAGGACGTCGGCGTATACTGTGTTCCCCTACCGGACTTCCTAGCTCTGAACTTCCCAAGTTCGAGTCAGGCGAGCGCGCAGACGCAGACCGGCGACGTGGCGGCGCCCGCGCACGGCCAGCGCCACATCACCGTGCAGCGGATAGGCCGCGACGCGAGGCCTCTCAACCACTCGGAAATTGCCAG GTACCAACACATGTTCACGAACAACCAATCCAGAGAGCGCACTGAACCGCCACGGCAGAACTTCGTCCCCGAATCTCGGCCAGAGAACTCCAGGCTCCGAGCTTTAGCCCAAAGAATCCCCCGACTCAACCCCATAGTCGCCAGCACCTCCGGTCAGTCTACTTCGGGCACTTCCACCGACTTTCGGGTCATCCCGTGGTCTGAAAGATCCAGGCTGCAATTTGATAGATCACTCGACCAAGACTATGTTCTTAGGTTACCGCTTCTGGAACTGGCCAGATTGCCACACCACACCGCAAGCAGGATCTTGAATCCGCCGCTGGCGCATACGGTGAATCTAGAGTCGGTTATGAATAACCCTAGACCGCCGGCTGATAATAACGAGCTTGACTATAATTAG